The following proteins are co-located in the Egicoccus sp. AB-alg2 genome:
- a CDS encoding FadR/GntR family transcriptional regulator → MVRAPRGADGARHAPSTAPRTALYERVADWLLAYVAERGLAVGDRLPTERALAERFDVSRASVREALAALQAQGVLEIRHGDGIYLRHRPEERLALEALLVKRRRLSEVIEARSVLEVTLAGMAARRRTHADIRRIWLALDLMDADIAAGGIGAEGDRHFHAAVTAAARNPLLAELMNYLAGLIHESRIASLSQPGRPPRSSRQHRAIASAIEAGDPHEARAAMQAHIDLVGNLG, encoded by the coding sequence ATGGTCCGGGCGCCACGCGGGGCCGACGGCGCGCGACACGCGCCGTCCACAGCCCCGCGTACCGCGCTCTACGAGCGGGTCGCCGACTGGCTACTCGCCTACGTCGCCGAACGCGGCTTGGCCGTCGGCGACCGGCTGCCCACCGAGCGGGCACTCGCCGAGCGGTTCGACGTCAGCCGCGCGTCGGTGCGCGAGGCGCTGGCGGCGCTGCAGGCCCAGGGCGTGCTGGAGATCCGCCACGGTGACGGGATCTACCTGCGACACCGGCCCGAGGAGCGCCTCGCGCTGGAGGCGCTGCTGGTGAAGCGCCGCCGCCTGTCCGAGGTGATCGAGGCCCGCAGCGTGCTCGAGGTGACGCTGGCGGGCATGGCGGCCCGGCGTCGCACCCACGCCGACATCCGGCGGATCTGGCTGGCGCTGGACCTGATGGACGCCGACATCGCCGCCGGTGGGATCGGCGCCGAGGGCGACCGACACTTCCACGCCGCGGTGACGGCCGCGGCGCGCAATCCGCTGCTGGCGGAACTGATGAACTACCTCGCCGGGTTGATCCACGAGAGCCGGATCGCGTCGCTGTCCCAACCGGGCCGACCGCCGCGATCGAGTCGGCAACACCGTGCCATCGCCTCGGCGATCGAGGCCGGCGACCCCCACGAGGCCCGGGCGGCGATGCAGGCCCACATCGACCTGGTGGGCAATCTCGGATGA
- a CDS encoding HAD-IA family hydrolase encodes MTTPPAVTFDVYSALLDSRTGGSRALAARVRADGLAIDPEELFGRWDRRNKRLHRTTSPFASFRQLAHDAMRQVFDEVGLDGDPARATEDLLASMRDWPAWPDVDEGLRTVARQHRVALLSNIDDDLLAATEVCPWVEQRITSAQVRVYKPHAGIYRAARQRLGDDLVHVPASARDTRGALEAGMRVVRVRRPGHHVDPDGPRPDHEVDDLRELPGVLASLPAPGMPA; translated from the coding sequence ATGACCACGCCGCCCGCCGTCACGTTCGACGTCTACAGCGCGCTGCTGGACTCGCGCACCGGAGGCAGCCGCGCGCTCGCAGCTCGGGTGCGCGCCGACGGACTCGCGATCGACCCGGAGGAGCTGTTCGGCCGCTGGGACCGGCGCAACAAGCGCCTGCACCGCACGACCTCGCCGTTCGCCAGCTTCCGGCAGCTCGCCCACGACGCGATGCGGCAGGTCTTCGACGAGGTCGGTCTCGACGGGGATCCGGCCCGCGCGACCGAGGACCTGCTCGCCTCGATGCGCGACTGGCCGGCTTGGCCGGACGTCGACGAGGGCCTGCGCACGGTGGCCAGGCAGCATCGGGTCGCCCTGCTCAGCAACATCGACGACGACCTGCTCGCGGCCACCGAGGTGTGCCCCTGGGTCGAGCAGCGGATCACCTCGGCGCAGGTCCGCGTCTACAAGCCGCACGCCGGCATCTACCGCGCGGCACGTCAGCGGCTGGGCGACGACCTCGTGCACGTACCCGCCTCCGCACGTGACACCCGCGGCGCGCTGGAGGCCGGCATGCGTGTGGTACGCGTCCGACGGCCGGGCCACCACGTGGATCCCGACGGGCCCCGCCCGGACCACGAGGTCGACGACCTGCGCGAGCTACCCGGCGTGCTGGCGTCGTTGCCGGCGCCGGGGATGCCGGCGTGA